The Ipomoea triloba cultivar NCNSP0323 chromosome 4, ASM357664v1 DNA segment TAGTATTGGTTTTTGATGAATATCATATTGAGCTTAAATGTTTTCTTGCTCAGCCGTTTGGCCATATGGGCAAAGCCTCCAGTGAggtaatttttttgtatattgtCAGGGGAATGCCCCTGTGAGTTTGTACATATCTGTTTACTTCCAATAAATTACATTTACCCCAAAAAAATAGCAATAATCAGAACAGATAGATATTGGCATTCAATCATATAGTTTCTCCAAAATTTCATAGCCATTTAAAGCAACCAGAATAAGGGCGCAATTTCTTCTCACTAGACTAGGCAGACAAATACTTACATCATCTTGACTCGTTTGCAGCTGGAAGTTGAGTTCCGGATGCCTCTTCTCGTCACTGCATATGCAGCACATGCTGATCGAACAGAGGGCGACTTATCAATGTATGCATTTCTTTCATTCCCATTCCAGTAAAGAATGATGCGGTTAGTACAAGCATGTGACCAGCTATCACCTGCATTTCAGCATGTTGTAGTCATGAGACAAGATAAAATTCTGGATTAGCATGGAAATGGAAATATGATGTTGGAGGCTTTTTCAGCTATTACCAAGGGCAAGAGTCAATTGATATGAACCTTCAGAATATTTGGTGGTTACTTGATTCAATAAGACAACCTGCAAAAGTGTGAAATTCATATAATCTTGGAAACTCAATCAAGTACAAAGATCAAAATGCATAGATGCTAACTTTGCATATTTACATCATGTTTAGCAGGAATGAAAAAGTCACTTAAAATACTGTGAAGGAAATAGAATGGTATTTACTGCCAAACTAAACTTCTTGGCAAGCTTCATCAACTTTAAGGCCAGCCCACCAAGCAGTCGAGTTCTAAGAGCCATGTCAACAAAATCTTGACGAAAGTGAAAAGTAATGCTATCAATAACAACCAACTTAACCTGTGACAAAAGAGACAAATTTGAAATGGTGTCAAATAATATCAAGCACAACCATTTAGATGGAGACCTGCCAAACCAACAAGATTACCTACATCTTTATGTTCTGAGACAAACTTCTCTAGGTAATTTATGACAGCAATTTGCTCAGTGTAACTACAAACGCGGAAATAGAATATATTATTAAGTAAATCTTTTGGCTGCATTCTAATTTGATGGGCCTGCTTATCCTTGTGTAAGAGGCCACTATAATCTTGCATGTCCTCAGCACAAGCTTCCGCAATCTGTAAAGCACGCTCCACCATGAAGCTGCCTTCTGTGTCTAAAAGCAGCAATCCCCCACAATGCAAAAAGACATGAACAAAAAAATGGACAAAAGTGAAAAGTTAAGAAATTTCTAGTGTCAGTTGGATCTTTGAAAAGATAATGCTATATGACATTTGTGAAGAAATTAAATGCTATAACCTATATAAATTGCCTTCCCTTGAAGGCCACCATAATCAGATGGTATTTGGACATTCACTGCAAGTTGAATCCTGCCCATTGCAGATATATATTATAGCcatgagaaaatagagaacTAGTAGTATTTTGGCACCAGGAAAACATGTGAGACTGAGACATTGAGTACCCTAGTTGTGTTTTACCAATTCCTGGTACTCCACCTGATAGGTTGAAAGgcaaaaaaaaggaaatagagtatattaaaatcaaaagaaTTAGGCATATTCATTACAAAATTTCAGCATCCAATCCTTCCATTAAGAAGATTCAGAACTCACCAATTTCAGTAACTTCTTGACAACTTATTCCCCCACCCAAGATCTCATCCAGATCCGCACAACATGTTGTGATCCGTCCAAGTGATTCCTCCTCACACAGCATATCCCAGGCATTCTGTGCTCCTGGAgaacaataaaatggaatatttactctttaactaataaataaaccTTGCTAAATAACTTACTGTTATGCTCTATGGCTTATATTAACCAAGAAAGAATAGTAATTGTGGAAAATGTAAACTGCCTTCTCTTGAAACTAGTGGATTCACAGAATTAACATAAACTGTACAACTGCGCAACAAAGTCCATTCAAGAGAATGTTCTTGGTGCTTTTATCTCCAGATGGGACTATGACATTTATACCACTGACAACGGCATGACTTCCATTGGTTCTTCCCAGTCCCGCTCTCTGAGATGCAACTTCAAGAATAGCAAGTGCCTCATTCTCCGATATTTTTAAATCTGTATAACAAAAGACAAGGTTGGATCACACAACAGAAAAGATAATAGCACAGTatcacaaaaaatattttatttacttgtcAGATATTTCAAATATGGTATTCCTTGTCCATGCATTTGGCAATGAAAAAGTACAGAATGGAATGCAAACAAACATGTAAAATCAAAAAAATCCATCTGTTCTCCATGGCATCTAATTTATTTTCATCtcttatttcaaaataaataaaaggactCTTTCTGCATTTTCCATATCAAATAAGCTGTACTATCATCAACTCAAAGTCAAAGAAATATACACTAAATATCCCACTCCCCAGCTGTACCTTAAAGCTTCATAGCTTAACATTTGCTAGCCTGGCATTTCCTTCTAAACAGTTCATTTTTTTCCAGAAGAATTGCACAAATAATCCTCATATGATTTCTGCGGAATATCAAACACTTCCGGAACACTTGGCTAACATAACGGAGTAATATAGATAGTAAAACAGTACATTTAATCCATGGATGTTCTGATGTTCACATGTAATTGCATAAGATCAACTCCAAAAACTTAACTAAGAATTAACATCAATCTAGGTGGACtgttattttttaacaaaattgaatCAATTGGAAATTGATAAATCATCAAATCAAATTGCAGAGAAATAACGAGAAAGTGGAATCAGAGAGCAGTCGAACAGAACCTCGAGCAAGGTCGAAGGAAGAGACGGAGAATAGGGAGGATAGAGAAGTGTAGCCGGCGGATATTAGCTTTCCCCTTTGCGACGCCGATATGGGTAGGCTCGATACCTCCATTGTCGCCTTCGACAAAACCCTCAGTTTTGACTTGAACTTACGCTTCCCAGCACACTCAGTTTTCGCGCCAAGTGAAGCACCAATATATACATAGCAATTTAcaatacatatttaaaaaaaaaaattagaaaaaagaaaacaaataaacaaaaaaaaatacaataataaccCTGAAAAAAGTGGTCAAGTGGGTGAAGGCTTGAAGCATGATTCTCGTCTCTCAAAATGTTGAATTTCTAACTCTAAGGGTCCCTACACCGCGCTCCGACAAAGCATTTGGTGGATGTAAATCATGCTGACGCAATTATTCAATAAATAGGACCAAGTGTCGGTGTGCATAAGGAATATGTCTACTTTAGGCATAATCTCCATATTATCACTGTCAAATTTCGAACATTGGTCTATTCTCTTACCCTATCTTCCTAGTGTTGTAGTATGGCAGTTTATTTTTACTGTGTGGTTTGTGAACTATTACACAAAGTATACTTTAATACACATCTTCAGAGAAACACAATAATAGAAACATTTTTTTGTCAGCTTAAACCTTTTCCCTGCTATCTTAACATTTTTCACAAAGATAAATTTTGGTACTATAATGCACTTTCTTACAAATTTTCCCATAAATCAAAGTATAAAGTTACAGAATACTATAAATCTTCTATATAGACACTCTAAAATCTAAATGGTAATATGCTTTTCACAGAGATAAATTTGGTTTCTTGGAAGATTTTGCTTGATGTGTAATAACATGATACTCTCCAGTTTGAGCACATGAAAGCATTCAACTCTTGAAGCGATTGTGGTTATTTTCTTGAATGAGAAGAACATAAGCTTCAGAAAATGGCAACTTCACACCAGCACGAGATAAGTTGTGTGTGTAACTTAGACTGCAGATTCTGATTGTTACTTCCTAGATGCTTGAATCAGAGATGTAAGGGATGGATGAACTCGGGCTGTCTTCAACGAGCGAGCTTCGCTTTTTCCCTCGGCATACTCCTCGCCTAACGGCCACCTCGGGCGCAGATCAACCTGTTCCAAGGAGACACGGTTAAGGATCACAAGTAACAAAAATGATCTGCAGCGGGGGTATCTTCTTCTATTCTGCATTTTCATGTTTCACGCAATCTGTGAGTAGATAGTGAAAGTCTCTGAATCTTAATAGGATGATATTGCTTGTAAACTGCCTAAATTTTATGTTCAATATAAGCTCTCAAATTTTGAAAACCACATTTTAAAACATTCTGAACAGAAAAGATTAATAAACTGTCCCTCGGTTGTAATCATGTAGCTCAGTTAATTCTTATCAGTCAATATTTTGTAATCATGAAGTTCAGTTAATTCTTATCAGTCAATATTGGACCAAATAACGCAAAATGCAGAAAGCCAATTGGAATGGAATAGTAATATAGTGCCAAGAAAAAATAAGTTATAGGACTTGAGGTAAAGAGGATGGAAGCAAGGAAGACAAACCAGAGCATCTTCGGGTTCATCTGCAGGAGGTGGAGGATCAAATCTTCCCACGAGGAAATGCTCAATGCCGGTCCAAGCAACCATCACACCTAACATAAGACGGCAGAGTTTTTGTCTAGAATTTCCTGAATGTTGACATGCCAAACAATTGTTAAGTTACTCACCGTTGTCGGTGCAAAGGCTGGGAGGGGGGCACACGAGTTGCAGGCCGTTCTTCTTAACAACCTCGTTAAGCCTAGCCCTGACATACTGATTTGATGCAACACCCCCAGATACAACCTGAAGAAGGTAATGTTCGAATTAATATAACAGAGATCAGTGAGGTGCCGGGAAGAATATAGCTAAATACAAATATGCTATAGCAATGAGAACAAATAGAAAAACAGATTGCCCGTCTAGATATGATATGAAGTAGACATGGGATAGAAGTGGTGCAGAAACCACCCACCAAATGATTTACAGATGGTTCAATCTTCAAGGCCCATTCAATTGCCCGCTTGCACTTATCCTCTAAATGTAGTACTGCCACTCGCTGCATGAACGATAATTGAAGGATGGCAAATCAGGAACTCGAGAGATGCAAGATATTAAGAAGAGATTGTAGTTTAATACTTTTGCAAGGAAGTCACTCATTTACGAAGCTTAATACCTGGAATGATGCAGCAATATCAGCCCGAGCTTTCCTGTCCTCACTAGAAGCTGAAGATATGGGTATTCCAGCATTGCTGCAGTCAAAATAgtgaaatacataaaaataaacaaacgaagagggagagagaaaatCTAATTTGTAATGTTATGTGATGTGATACTGCAGTTTATCCACCCATACCTGCACTAGGCAGGATGCATGATTTATGTCCTTTAAGATCAACCGAAGATTATTTTCTATTAGTCAAATTCAACACAGCAAACAGTCTAATGTTATGAAAGCACAGAGTTTCCAAGACAAGGCAATAAATATTCAATGAATGTAAATACAGCAGCATTTGCTTTTCCCATACAAACAGCGTACATGTTTTTGGCTTCTATTGCCAGCCTCACTTGTGTCTTCAGACCTGCATATGAGAAGTTGCAGTCTTTGTGTTGTTTCATTGGAACCTAAAAaccaaaaattttcaaattaagcaTCAAGATAAACTACCTGAGTGCTATTTAAAATGCCGCATAACCAGAAAATGACAAAAGAGTATAATTATGTGACGTAAATTCCCCCAACAGTAACTTACATTAAATTTTACAGACTCTGCATCACCCTCTAGAGCTAGTTTCTCTATAGCGGGGCCCCCACTTTTCCTCAAATCAAGACCAAGCCATTTTGCTGTTTTGTCGTATGCCTCACCGATTGCATCATCAACTGTGGTCCCAAGTTGAATGTAGTCACCAAGACCGCGTGCAAGAATCAGAAGGTTGTGCCCTCCTAAGAAACAATGATCAAGGTAAACAAAATGCAGTCGATAGACAAACAGCTAAAATGtctactacaaaaaaaaattaaaaaaatcaattccaGCTAAAACTACGTAAGACCAAAGGGCATGTCTTTTAGTACAAAATTTACTCGTCTATCTTATATCAGACTATGTTTCTGAACATTCATGTccaattatataacatatgagCACTGGAAGTCTGGAACAGAGAGAATAAATCTAATTAACCACAAGAACAAAATATGGTCAAAATTGTTTCTTAGTAGCAATCAAAAGACAAAGTCCCCCTATCATACTCCAGCATCAGTTTTCATCAGCAGAAAGAATAATTATACAGTACTGTGCACTCAAAAGTGTTACCTGAGACAAGCAAAGCcatgaaaggaaactgcagctTTCTTTCCACTAACCTAGATGAAAggaaaacattaattttaaggCAGGCAACTGAATATtcttatatacatgcatgcatgcatatgtgAGCGTGTGAGAGCTTGAGAGTATTTGATGGAAACCAAACACGTCAATCACAGCAATCTCCTTTGAAGGAAGCAAATTTGTCCACATATAGAATAGGCATTATAAATTTTACCCATTCGTACATGGAAGTGATGGAACCTAATCTTTACCTGGCTACCAAAGTATGAGCTTCCATGTGATGAACACCAACAATAGGTAAACTGTGAGCACCAGCAATTCGCCGAGCCTTTTGTACACCAACTACATACGAAAGAATGAATAGTAAGCAAACAGTACTGTCAAGGACCACATTCCAAGCTAactagaaaattgaaaatatgcTGACTTTGATGCAtttgtatattcatatatagaTTTCACCTGTTGGCCAATTATCAAACTTAGGCAAGGTAGATGATGCAAACAACTAAATGGAAACCtaagtttatattttatttaatgattATAAAATAACTGTGAATGGAATTTCTTCCTTTTGCTTCCTTTCATTTGATTGGCTTCTTTTCAAAGTGGGAGGAGAGTAGGAAAACAAATTTTCCCCTAGAAAGGCACAAAAGTGAGAAGAAAGTAATGAATGGAAAACTAATCACCACGCAGACACAAGCTTAAGCCGGGACCAATTGTAACAGCAACAGCAGTAAGATCCTTCTCAGTTAGTTTAGCCTTATCAAGGGCATCTTGAACTACCTGAAATTCAAAACAAGTGTCTGTGTCAGCAAAAAGTATTTGTAGGTAGTATTATAATgtagaagaaatgaaaaacatgCATCCTGAAATACAGAACTTGGTACATAGGAAAG contains these protein-coding regions:
- the LOC116017269 gene encoding DNA repair protein RAD51 homolog 3; the protein is MEVSSLPISASQRGKLISAGYTSLSSLFSVSSFDLARDLKISENEALAILEVASQRAGLGRTNGSHAVVSGAQNAWDMLCEEESLGRITTCCADLDEILGGGISCQEVTEIGGVPGIGKTQLGIQLAVNVQIPSDYGGLQGKAIYIDTEGSFMVERALQIAEACAEDMQDYSGLLHKDKQAHQIRMQPKDLLNNIFYFRVCSYTEQIAVINYLEKFVSEHKDVKLVVIDSITFHFRQDFVDMALRTRLLGGLALKLMKLAKKFSLAVVLLNQVTTKYSEGSYQLTLALGDSWSHACTNRIILYWNGNERNAYIDKSPSVRSACAAYAVTRRGIRNSTSSCKRVKMM
- the LOC116017268 gene encoding probable tRNA N6-adenosine threonylcarbamoyltransferase, mitochondrial; protein product: MATIFPNLSSAISRLNPIYRPSLYLTIRGFNKLGAQQGPLPPARSILHASFKSFSAQLSSSNFNPAMAQTQNQLTPDENLVVLGIETSCDDTAAAVVNSNGEILSQVISSQAELLAKYGGVAPKMAEEAHAQAIDQVVQDALDKAKLTEKDLTAVAVTIGPGLSLCLRVGVQKARRIAGAHSLPIVGVHHMEAHTLVARLVERKLQFPFMALLVSGGHNLLILARGLGDYIQLGTTVDDAIGEAYDKTAKWLGLDLRKSGGPAIEKLALEGDAESVKFNVPMKQHKDCNFSYAGLKTQVRLAIEAKNINAGIPISSASSEDRKARADIAASFQRVAVLHLEDKCKRAIEWALKIEPSVNHLVVSGGVASNQYVRARLNEVVKKNGLQLVCPPPSLCTDNGVMVAWTGIEHFLVGRFDPPPPADEPEDALVDLRPRWPLGEEYAEGKSEARSLKTARVHPSLTSLIQASRK